TTCGGTAATAGTCACAGTCTCATTCCTATAAGAAGGGTGTGTGAGAGCAGTCACTAAGAGTTTCGGTTGAGTAAATGTAAAATTTAATTTAGCTTCAACTTCTTTAATGTTGATCAGATTATTCATAAAATTATGAAATGTTGCCCTATTAAAATATAACGCATTAGTTATCGGAGTTTTTTTATAGGCGGAAAAGGGCTTAAAGTCTATAGTACTTTTGGTTACGTTCTCTTAAATGGATAAGTATGAGGATCGTTCTACATTTAGAACACCTGCGCCATTTTCAAAATCAAGGTAGTATATTATTCGAAGATTTGGTCTCTGCAGACGATTGTTTTGCTTTAGAAACAAAACTCAGACACTTCGTAGAATCCCTATCCAAAAATACACTAGATGCGCGCTGGAGAGACAATATCTTTCGTTCCCTTCCTGAAGTGGCAGCTTTAGTTAAAAAGCGGCGTTTGGATACTTTTGCCGCGAATCTCGTGCATCGACCTCGATTATCGTTAGTTGGTGATTTTTGGGTTTTGCCCGGCGATAAGCTTATCGAAAGAGAAGAAGATTGTCAGCTACTCTTATCTTTATCGGGAGATAGGGTAGGGCAGGGAGTATTTTTCGTTGGACCTTATCCTACGGATCTTTATTTCCCAGAATCAGGGGAAACAGCTCTTCTGCTTGTCTTCTCTTCTGCGGGGATCCCTATTTCTTAAAGACATTTCCCTCTTTTAGATAAATATACGAAATTGTTTGCCTAGAGCTATTTTTATGTTATGACGGCATAAGAGCGATTTGTTTGTAGGAACTTTTATGAAGCATCTTCAACAGAAAATAGAAACTCTTTGTAACCCTATAACAGCGAAGAATATCTTAACCTGGTTGTCTAGTGATTTTGGTCAGAATGATCGGGAAACGATAGCCGAGCTT
The Chlamydia caviae GPIC genome window above contains:
- a CDS encoding DUF5070 domain-containing protein, whose amino-acid sequence is MRIVLHLEHLRHFQNQGSILFEDLVSADDCFALETKLRHFVESLSKNTLDARWRDNIFRSLPEVAALVKKRRLDTFAANLVHRPRLSLVGDFWVLPGDKLIEREEDCQLLLSLSGDRVGQGVFFVGPYPTDLYFPESGETALLLVFSSAGIPIS